The stretch of DNA TGATCGTGCTTATGAGCTAGTCCCACTTGTTCTAAAACTTCGTGCACACGACGCTGGATCGCTGGCGGCTTATCGCCGCGAATTTGCAGCGGTAAAGCGACGTTTTCAAACACCGTGCGATCTTTTAAAAGTTTAAAATCTTGAAAGATAACGCCAATTTTTCTTCTAAAAAAAGGTATTTGAGAATCTTTTATGGAAAGAAGGTCGTGACCGGCCACGCTGACATCACCAGAAGTCGCAACATCATAGGCTGAAATCATTTTGAATAACGTTGTTTTACCAGCGCCACTGGGGCCTGTTAAAAATACGAATTCACCTTTTCCGATATGCAAATCTACATTTTTCAAAGCATGAACCGGACCGGGATAAGTCTTATAGACGTGAGAGAAATCAATCATCCCTTTATAGTAAGGAACTGACGCGAAGTTTGATACTCGCCTGAAGTCGAGTTTTAGACGGCTCCGTCAGCCATCAAAGCATCAATTATTGTTGAATGCTGACGACGCAGAGCCAATTTGATTGCTTCTTGAGTTTGGCTTGAACCCAATCTCAAGACACTTTCATAGGGAGTCTTAATTGTTTTAAGGACAGCGCCGTTGCAAAAAATTCGGCTGACCAAAAAAGGGTTTTGCATTCCCCAATCTTCGGTTTGGATATGGTAGCTTTTGCCACGCACAGTAATGTCTGAGTTAAAACCCTTTTGCATATTCATCAACAATATTTCCCGAAAACAAATTAGCAGAGAACGCGTCAAAGCTCATCAAAATTTTCTTGGACTCAGTGGATTTTGAAACTACAGTGTTGAGCCCTAACGACAGAAGGAGAAAATATGAAGCTGTTGAACATCCTAGGTCTTTCTACTCTACTTTTTGCCATGCCGGTGCTTGCCCAACAAGCCACTGATGCCGCACCACCACCTCCGCCTCCGCCACCGTGGTTCAGCGAAGCCGAAGCGGGTGCCATTGTTGTCAGCGGCAATAATGACTCTGAAAGCTATAACGCCAAAGCAAAATCCACTTACGTTTGGGACAAGAACTCACTCATTGGATCAGGCCGCTATCTTAAAACAGACTCTTTGGGTGTGGAGAGTGCGCGCAATTGGGAAGCCGGACTTCGTTACGAACGTGAATTAAATGATTACTTTAGCCTTTTCGTTGGGCAAAAAGCAGAAAGTGACGTGTACAACGGCTATGTGCAAAGGGATTCAACCGACGCCGGTCTTAAATATTTCCTTACTAAAACGGACAACATTACTTGGACTACAGAAGCCGGTTATCGTTATCAAGTCACGAACTCTACGACGGGAGAGATCGCTCGCGACAGCATGGGCCGCGCTTACACTGAGTACAACCAAAAAGTCCGCCAAGATTTGACCTTCAAATACTGGTTGGAGTATTTGCCAAACTTCACAAACGCCGATGCTTACCTGGTGAACACAGAGGCCTCTTTGAATGTTATGTTAAACTCAAGACTTTCATTTAAAGTTGCTTACTTGCTGCAATATCAAAACGAATTGCCAGCTGGGGCCAAGTACTCAACAACGACGACAACAATGAACCTTGTTGCCAAGTTCTAAGACGATCCCTAAGCTATTGCTGGATCCATTTTCCAATCTCTAAAAGGGGGCTTTATGTGGAAAGAGTTTAAAACATTTGTGATGCGCGGAAACGTGCTCGATCTTGCCGTCGGTATCATTATCGGCGCGGCATTTGGAAAAATCGTTTCTTCATTCGTTTCTGACATTTTGACCCCCGTTTTGAGTTTGGCTTTGGGCAAGGTGGATTTTTCAAATCTATTCTTTGCCTTAAACGGTGAATCCTACGCAACGCTAGAGGAAGCCAAGAAGGCCGGAGTTGCCACCGTGAACTACGGCCTTTTTATGAATATCGTCCTCGACTTTTTGATTGTGGCTTTTGCAGTCTTTATGATCGTAAGAGCGGCCAACAAAGTTAAGGGGGAACCTGCTCCGGTCACTCCAAACACTAAGGAGTGTCCTGAATGCCTTTCAGTGATCCCTTTAAAAGCACGCAAATGTGCTCAGTGCGGATCTCCTCAACCATAATTCAATCCAAAGTGAGTTTCTCACTTTGATACGTAAACCTTTTGGGCTCCTCTGCCGATAATTGGTACTGCATTTGCACCAATTGAATACATCGGGGAGGAACTCAAATGAATAAGATTTCAGACACAAGCAATCCTACAGCTGTCAAAATCTTTATCAACACTCTCACTGTCATGATCTTCATGACGGCACCTTTATTATCCCAAGCACAAACAGCACCCACAGGCTCTACCACCACGATGTTTGGTGGCGACAGTGTCGAGGTGACTAATATTAAAAGATGTGACAACATCGCAACCCAGCTTAGCCGAGCCGAAGAAAAAATCTCCACGGCCTGCCGCAAGGCCGGCATGGGCGGAGGTAAAGAGTGTGTATCAAAAGTCAAAGACTGTGATGAAGTCACCGGCGAGGAATCTTTCAATACGATGGGAGCATTCACTCAAGCCGTGGGCGCTTACACCGGTAACAGTCAAATTTCTGCTATTGGAAACGGCGATACGAATTCAAGCTGCCCACAAATGAGCGGTAAAGACTATTTCGAAGAAAAATCTAGTATTGAAAAAGATCTTAAGACCGCAGAAAAAGAACTTGCTGACTTGGATAAAGAAAAAGCGGAAGCGCAAAAAGAATATGACGACGCTTTAAAAGAAATTAATGACAACTTAGCTAAAGCCCAAGAAGAAGCTAAGGAAAAAGCGCATGAAATTGACGAAGAAACCCAAAAACAAGTGGCCGAGTTTCAGACGGCCCAAGCACAAGCTGCGAAAGACATGCGAGCTAAAAAAACAGATATTCTCACTTTACAAGGCCAGCTGATCAATCTAGATCGTCAAAAAGCAACGGCTTTGATTGATCTTACAAACTATACGGCCGAAAGTGATTGCAAAAAAAAGATGTATGAAGCTTATGCCACTTACAAAAAGGCAGTTTCATCTGGCACATCCTCGGGACACATTACTCGCGCTAAAGAAAAGAAGAACGAACTTATTATGGTCTATACGAAGTGTATGGAAGGTTTTTCTCAAAAGCGCATGGCTGTGAACGAAAACTACAAACAACAACGTGATAAGTTAGAAAAACAGATTACGGATTCAAATGCGGATGTCGCCGCGATCGAAGACGGTTTGAAGCAATCGCAAGAAGCCTTAGACAAAATGAAATCGACTGCCGAAACGAAGAAAGCGGAAGCTTTGCAGAGCGTGATTTCTTTAGGTACTCGGGCTCAACAAGAAATGGAAGCGGCTTATAAAAATCTTCAAGCAAAAAGCTCAGGGATCGGCAAAAAAGAAACTGCTTTAAATAAACAATTGAATCAATTAAATAACAACCTGATGACCTTGGGTCCTGCTCCAAAACGGGGTACCGATTATGCGCCTTCTGATGCGATGTCTGATATCGAAGCCGGAATGGGAGAGATC from Bdellovibrio bacteriovorus encodes:
- the ftsE gene encoding cell division ATP-binding protein FtsE, with amino-acid sequence MIDFSHVYKTYPGPVHALKNVDLHIGKGEFVFLTGPSGAGKTTLFKMISAYDVATSGDVSVAGHDLLSIKDSQIPFFRRKIGVIFQDFKLLKDRTVFENVALPLQIRGDKPPAIQRRVHEVLEQVGLAHKHDQYPEFISGGEQQRTAIARAIIHQPGVLIADEPTGNLDPRLSEEIMDLLERVCAQGTTVFVATHDHEMVKRRNKRTLQLKDGMIVGDSK
- a CDS encoding DUF481 domain-containing protein, giving the protein MKLLNILGLSTLLFAMPVLAQQATDAAPPPPPPPPWFSEAEAGAIVVSGNNDSESYNAKAKSTYVWDKNSLIGSGRYLKTDSLGVESARNWEAGLRYERELNDYFSLFVGQKAESDVYNGYVQRDSTDAGLKYFLTKTDNITWTTEAGYRYQVTNSTTGEIARDSMGRAYTEYNQKVRQDLTFKYWLEYLPNFTNADAYLVNTEASLNVMLNSRLSFKVAYLLQYQNELPAGAKYSTTTTTMNLVAKF
- the mscL gene encoding large conductance mechanosensitive channel protein MscL, translated to MWKEFKTFVMRGNVLDLAVGIIIGAAFGKIVSSFVSDILTPVLSLALGKVDFSNLFFALNGESYATLEEAKKAGVATVNYGLFMNIVLDFLIVAFAVFMIVRAANKVKGEPAPVTPNTKECPECLSVIPLKARKCAQCGSPQP